In Alnus glutinosa chromosome 7, dhAlnGlut1.1, whole genome shotgun sequence, the sequence AACGTTGGGGAATTCTTTGAGTTGACCAGAAAATTGGTTATTGGAAAGTTGTAATTCTAGCAATGATGGAACAGAAAACAGAGAAATTGGAATACTTCCTTTTAGTGAATTAGAACTTAAGTCAAGAGATTGGAGATATTGAAGACTGAAGAGGAGGCTACTGACATTGTCAAGTGTACCCGAGATGGATTCACGGCTAAGGTCGAGACCAATAACATGCCCCTCCCTGCAGGTTACACCTTCCCACAAACAGCAATCCTTACTTTGACTCCAGTGCGCCAGTTTTGTGGACCGATCACTGTCGAATAGGAGGCTGTTCTTCAATTGAAGCATCAACGATTGCTGATCGCCAAGATATTGACCAGACGCCATAAAGATACAAAAGTACTGGAGGAGAAGTGAACATATGGGTATCAAGAAAAGCCATGAAAAGAATGAAATTTTCATTGGAGGCTGCAACAAGAGAGACCCAAACAACATCAAATTGAAGAGTACTTGATGAAATCAATGCTTCTTGGGGAGAGTAATTAAGAAAGATGAACAGTATCTGATGTGTTGGCAGACCAAAAACCAGACGAAATTGTCACGTGAGGCTAACTAGGAGGTAGAAGAAGATGCAGCAAAGGCTTTGCTTCAATTGGAACGAAAAATGTTGATAGTTAAGGAGCTGGCTAAGAAATTCGTGGGTTTCTTCTTGACTTTTCAAAAAGCAATTAATAAACGCGTTTTGGTTAGGTCCTCAGTAATATTCAATAGCTTCAATTCCTCGTCATTTCCAGAAGGCACACGTTTCTCATGGGTCCCCTTTCTTTAATTGTTAGAAATTGAAGTCAGTATTCAGACCCGCCTAAGGCCCAAAGTGGAAGAAGCCCCATAAAATAagtttgttgaaaaaaaaaaaaaaaaattaaggcctATGCAAACGAAAGAATAAGGCCCCaccctgataaaaaaaaaatgcctcatAAATAAGtatgtagaaagaaagaaaaaagaaaaaaaataggccTCTACaactattttgataaaaaaaaaaaaaaaaaaaaaaaaaaaaagttcattatTTCTACTTGAAGACTCTTAAACTTCCgtagaaaaattaataattagggGCTCAAGAACACAACATtacataccaaaagaaaaaaactgttCATTATCtctctcacaaaaaatcaattccCGGGCTGGGTCTCGTCCTATTTTCTCTGACCCAGTTGGCTCCTTCACCTCTACGCTCGCTTGCTGAACACCAGCACGAGCTCGCTTCTTCCAGCTTTTGATAGATCCCGGAGAAGTCTGGGTTCTTGCCTTGCTGAACAATTGGTTTTTCCTGGACTCTTCTAGACGATGCTCAGGTGTTTGAACATGTTGACTCAGTTTCCACGTGGCGCATGTGCAATAACAGGTGTTGACGTGGGTAATTTGTGCCCACTTATTATGTGTTCCAGCTGTAAGAGAGACTGGGAATTCTCCAAAATACCCCCATATCATTTTACCCATTAATATACCTTGAAGTTGGAAAGATGTTTGATCAAtcatgttctttttttaaaaaaaaaaaaaaaattatatcatgtataatatttattttatttataaataatttttgttataaatatttgctaaaaaaatgcatttgaatatataaaaaaactttaaaaaatagaagaataaataaattaacagaaactcaaaataaattatataaatttgatACTAgcaatattatattaaatttcaaaagctataaaaaatataatataaaaattaaataaattatatttatatttatataaaaaaatgcatTGTTTAAAATTATCGCCTTAGGCTCCAAAATACAATGAGCTAGCCCTGGTCTTGGTCTATTAAGTAAGACAATCTATAGTCCAagtccaactttttttttttagacataGTAGTGCATAGtactattttcattattttcctcacttttttaacattttctaataacaatcaacatcaaaacactctaattttttttttttttttcactttttacatcacattaataattaattttttattactattcaaataacaaaattcattacaatacaaaactttttcacttttttatacaaattctttttattttatatcacattatcactttttactaattttaaaattaactacccattactctgttctgtacatgcTTTTGCCAAACAAAACCAGTGACTTATAGTTCAAGTCTAACTGATGGGGGGTCTTGTTGTTTGCGAAAAGAAGGATTATTATACAACTTCTAAaggttgtatatatatatatatatatatatatatatatatttggatgaCTGGATTGGGGAAGGTCTcttgcaaaataagaaaaaaaggaaaaaatcataAGGAGATTGTCGATTTTGAAAGACCTAGTACCTCCAATGCATAAGTCACTAAATGTAGGGGCACGTGTATAAGTGGTTACAGTTTGCAGTTATTGCATCTAACCGTCAACCACAACCACTTCGCTTTATGTTGTTAACGGTTTTAAAATAGTTGCCAGTTAGTAGTTATTGAAACTCATGCATAACCGTTTGTTAGTAATAGAcctattttggtgttttagaCATTTCTTGAACCTCTTTTAATGgcttattttagatgattttggacatttttaaaataagtagaaGACTTCAAAATACAACAATACAAAGGATATTTTGGATAGACTATGCATTCTATAAATCAAAGTCTAATTACcatataagaataaaaaaactaagAGGACCCTCTATGGGCTatagaaaaatttatatttgttaacaTAGTTATAGaaacaaaatgttaaattattaagGTCATATTAGCAACTTAAAACATAATGGTGTTGTGTGTGATAAATAGTTGTAAAGAATAACATTACTTTTATTGATAATACTATTGCATCAACTACTATAATTTGAGTTATAAAGGTGATATGTATTTTCAGTTGCCAAGTTAATTTTGACTATGCCAATTTTAGAGTATCATAACTTTGTATTCAATTGTTTTGTATAAGAGccttttttatgaaaaaaaaaaaaaaatcatataattatGTAGGATCTACATGTTATAGCAATCTTTAAgataaacccattttttttttttttggaacagaTTAGCATGTGCTAACCATTGATATTAAAAAGCCCGAAGGCATACAAGATGAGAAATGAGGGACAGAGCCCTCATACTCTAAGCCAGAAAGATCTGGCTTAAAAACAGCTGTATAAGCGGAATCTCAAATCTCACTAGAATTACAATTAAGCCCCCTTACaataaaaaattccaataaaatttgagccacacataggcaaactgtacatagaaacatgagaatacacaacacaatggcagaaaaccctaaaaaaatcgTCGGCAGTGGAGTAGGGAGGCAGCTTCACCGGAGTGACGGCGCGTGTAAGACACGCGTCGCATCCGGACGCACCTAGTAGAGATTCGTCGCCGGGGACCCCAGTCACCGCCAAGCACGGCTTGAAAAAGCAGAGCGTGGCCTACATGTGCAGACAGAGAACAAAGGCGCCTTGGCGCGTGAAGGCCAAGCGCCGAACTTCGAAGACCAACACGACCGCAGCTTCCAGCAACAAGGGCGAAATACAGCAGGGACCACGGCTGGGTGGCGCGTGTCCACTAGAAGTCGATGGACGTGCGTAGATCTAGCTTCAAAAATCCGAGAAAAAACTATGAAAGTCCGGCCAGAAACACACCGTCGACGACACTAAAATCGGCCTCACTCCACCCTAGACTTCTTAAGAAGAGTCATCCTGCCAACacagaaagaaaacaagaaagaaaaagaaaaaaaaaaaaaaaaaaaaaaaaaaaaaaaaagacaaacaaatccACCATAGCCCAAAGAGCTAGGGGCATCACAACCACCACCGGTTTAACCGGGGGGAGCAAAACTCTACAGTCCTAAAGACTGAGAGGACCAAAAAACAcagccgggaggagggaggcgagGCCTCCCTCCCTGGTTAAACAGGTTCTGTAACGGGAAggctttttggttttttccttAGACAGGAAGAATGGAGAGAAAAAGCTACATTACTTCATTACTTTATTATCTGTTTTTAAGATAACCTTTAAAGGTGTATATATTCAAATATGATATAATTCTATACCAACCTCACATCTTacaaaaaaggacaaaaagctATTTATTATGCATTTTCTATATGATAGCACCATCTTTCTATTAACTTGGTTAGTAACTTAGGGTGCGTTTaggattgtgatttcgtagacaataagtgcgattttaaatcaaatcgcagaacataaattgtttgggaactgcgtttttaaaaattgcgatttgaaaatgcagaaaatctattttttcaaattgtaattaagaggctgcttttttgaaaatgcatatttttaaaaggctaatttgcgattttaaaggctaaactgcgattttgccaaacgcttaattgcgtttttaaaaatcacttttttcaaatcgaacattttaaaatcattattttaaatcgcactttttgaaatcgcaaattcaaacggacccttagtaaataaagtaataacaaaataaattaaggactAAAAAGGTGAGGCGCAGTTATGAAAcgatctcttttctcttctgATACCAAAAAGCAAACGCCCCGGGGCCCATGACTACTGAAAAGGAGGGAGTGTCCTTTCCCATTCCCCTCTATTCCCCTCTTCCTCCTTCCCCTAATTTTTCCGCCTTTTTTGAGGCTCTAACTGCCTCCTTGAAGGTCCTACCTGCATCTTTGGAGACCTTATCAGCCTCATTGAAAGCCTTGTCCGCCTCCTTTGAGGTATTATCCATCGCCTATGGCAATTTATATATGTACACCAGCTCTGCCAGCCCCTCTACAACCACCAATCGTTCGGATTCCACCACCTCCAGCTGTTCTCATCTATGGATCCACCACTTCTTTGAAGTTTTTGGATTTAGGTTTTTCAAACTCAGATCTATCAAATTCAAGAAGCTCCACCCTCAGATGTGCCACTCCACCTTACTCCTCATCCACACCGCTTCCATTCGCCACCAGTCTCGTCTCCATCTGACCAATATGCATTGGCGCATAGCCCACACGTGCCCACGAGTAGATCCCACTCACTGGCGCGTGGCGTACAAGTGCCAACGTGTGGACAACCCTTCGCTGCACGTGTTGCCTCCTATCACCTCCTTCGTTGTCTTCCGCCTTTGCTTCAGGTCTCCTAAGGTGGTATTCTCTCTTCCGGCCACTTTGATCCGGAGCATGGCCACCACGCGTCGAAGCGTGGGATCAAAGACAGCAACCTTTCGTTTGTACCCTGTGCTTGTCTTGTTgtgttgcttttgttttttttaggcttttttGTTGTAATCTTGTTGTTCTTAAATTTCTTTCCCTCTCTTTATGTGTGTTTGTTGTTTCTGTTCCCCTTAGGAGTTTGGGTAGGTTGAAAGGCTATCACGAGGGTCATGCCTCTATCTGAGTCCCTTTCTTAAGGGGGTTCGAATAAGGTTGAAGAGTCTTGTGACGGTCATGCCCTAATTTACTCATTGTTTGACCACATTTTTTGGTGGTCTCGTTTCTTGGTGTTCGTGCCAAAAATCAAAAGAGTTGCGTCATTCATTTGATGtattatcttttactttttgttttcgaTCTCTTATTGTTTTGGTGCTTCTTGTTGGGTTGTCCAACCCTAATGTTTTAATCTTAGTTGTAATCTTTTTatttactaataataataaaaagaaaattatcacTCAATTTGCACTTACACCTTCAAATTATGACTCACTGCAATTTAGATTCATAAATTGCCCAAATGTTTCAAGTTATCCCTGTATCAATTTTGACCATTAgttttggattaaaaaatgtCACACGTGCTTGCTAGTTAGGCATATATGAGTTGTTTTGTTTgccaaaaatattctaacttaagggccaaaattatggaattGTCCTCGTAGAGGAGAGTCAAGCTGAGGCTTGGGTGGGGTGGTAAGGTGGTTGCATgattacccctttttttttttttttttttttttttttttttttttatcattattgcTAAACATCATTTTCATCCAAAACGGTCTCGCAAAAACGGCTGGCACCTCATTCAAACTAATAGCCAAATTTCCTTCCCTTGCTACTGTCGTTTGTTGTTCTTGGTGGCCCTCTTCCTTCCGACCACATCTGTAGGCGTATGGTCTTCATGTGCCTACGCGCTGACAATTGGCCTTCACACGCCAGGACCCTTCAACCCCTTCCTCTCCGCCAGCTGTCAATGTtctgttttatgtttttatttattagagcactagcagcagattctcaaccattttttctatatttagggaacaatactactttttgcttccctataaaaaaataccccacaatagattcccttacctttctctatatcaattaaatattatttttttactcttattttattatttttctctctttcctactttttctatattccctatatcaattaattatacttcttttatattaaaataatacatagggaatgaatagtagacatgtatacattgggaatcactattcattcccaaccctctcatctaaatatagggcatctgctatgagaggttttttgatgtttttcatgaaatttttcctaaatataggaaagGGAACCACTATAGgataactgctactagtgctcttattCTAGTTTGTTTCGGGCGGTTAAACCTATCTCTATCATAAGCTTCATTTTTTACCTTATTAGTGTCTTCTTTACTGTAGTGCTTCACCTTTGGGTGTGCCACTacatttgtttctttgttagGCTACGAATCAGGTTATTGGATCTTCGGAGGTTTATGATCTTTCTTGTACCTCTCTGTTGTGCCATTCAAGGTAAGCCTTGCCATATcgctttttcttgattttcgtGCCAAGAACATATAAGGTCGTGCCATTTATTTAATgtaatctattttattttttttgtttacctaAACTGATGAGGTTAATTCGGAGATCTTTGTTAGGTTGTCCAGAGCTATGTTTTTCTTTGATGTAATTTCTTTGTTGatatacttataataataataaaaaaaacatttaatataATTAGGTTGATAGTTGTAGGGAGAAAGAGCAAAGTGTACTTATcctagtaaaatatatatagaaatgccATTTAGGAATCTCACTTGGGTTGATGTGTTAGTGCTTGATTTTGagtttcgttttttttttttttttttttttaaataagggcCAATTTGGTAAGGCTGACTGGGCATTGGTATGCCATCCCAATGAGATGGCGGTAATTAAGGCATAGAAGTAGGCTAAAGTATTGGCATAGTAGTTCAGTGGGATGAGAAAATGGGAGGGgtatactaaataacatttctcaaatgaataatgttatacatcatatttttgtcttattttattaatgtgACATGACcggtctcttttttttttttttttttttttttttttttttttaatttttttaactataaTTAACAGTAATACATTAACAAAAcaagataaaaaattaatttctagcatttctaTCTCTTTGAGAATGGTGTGCGGACTCTCCCCATTATATTCTCTACATACACTCATGGAAAACCAAGTGCTCATCATACGTACATCCCATTATCTTATGCTTCTATTTActaaaatgataaatcacataaaatggTAACAACTAACATATCATTTgagaactaattttttttttaaaaagaatttaaaagacCTAACATTTCTCAAACCCAAACATTAACCACAAACCCTAATAATTTATCGTTTAGTCTTTAAGCCGTACGTGCTTGAATTGTACGTCTCCTtccaagcacactagcacgtacCTCTCTGGAGAGTGAAACTCTGAGCCAAGAGCTGAAGCCTGCAACTTCTCATGATCGATCAGGTCGACCCAACCTGCCACGCACTTTGTGTCCTCGgcattcattttcttctcttgttcttcATGCATCTAAGGTACCCAATTTTGAATTTCAAGTCCTCTATGCATTGGATTTCAATTTCTAGGCGTGAATTCATTTTCAGGTCGTAATTTTGAGAATTTACAACATCTAAACCCGATTATAAATTAGCTAGAATTAGAAATGAGATGAGAATTTTGAGAGTCTAGGAGTACTATGACTtgatattataaataatattatataccacACCAACGCCTATTTTATTATGCAAATGTGAAAGTGTTAATCCactctcaaattttatttttatttttgaacgaGAGTTGATTTAAGAGTACTATGTAAACATTCCATAACTACCTTACAAATTAAGGTCACAAGACCTAGTAGCCATTAGATTAGATGGTTAACCAAACAAATTCACGCTTCAATAATGTTCATAACGTCGTTATCCACTTTATTATTCATACAAGACGGTAATATCTTGGAAGTGCCAGCGTGGCAAACCACGCATCCGTACAAACGACTGAACAAACCCCACTTTCAGCACAAAATAATTCATACCATAAGGTTATTCGGTAGTTTTACCGGTATTCGGTGAGGGGCAGAATATGATAATGTAGTCGGTGGCCGAGGCACACGCCAATGTGGCAGCCCTATCTTCGTACGGGTTAGTAAACGCGCGTGGGCAAGCGGACTTGAAAAACCGCGAGTACAACGACCGCCCATAATAGGACGCCTCGCTGGGATCAATATTGAACAACTCGTCGGCGAATTCATTCCTGCAAGCGACCACACCTTCCTTCCCATCTCCACGCTCCACGCTGAGCACCTTAGGGCACGCGCCGTTCAAGTCCACCAAGCACCCGGTAGTACCGCATGCACGTGCACCGCTTATCCCTTTGGGCACGATGAGGATTGGGAGGTTGAACCCGTCGACCACGCTCACGTCGTAGAAGTCCATCCCTGCCAAGACGTTTAGCGAGAACTCTGCCAGCGTGGAGGGTGTTTGAGGCCCAGTACCCCCGGCGCACTCTAAGGCCCCGGATCCACAGTCGCCGGTCAGGCACGTGAACTTGCCACTAGAGTCTCGGCCACAGTAGGTCCGACCCCATATCCGACCCGACCAGGGCGTGGGAATGGATATGTTCTTGGATTCCCCGCTCTTGAGAGCGAACCCGGTGGTGGGGAGCTGTCCCATCCCGCCGCCGCCGCTGGTGAATAGTCCCGGCCATATCGTGCGCCGGCAGTTGTTGACTATCTTGAAGGAAGCAGAGCGGACCTCTGTGAGGAccaaaaatggaaaaaacacGAAGTGGAGGTTAGCAGGAAACGGAGGAATATAATTTAGAGAATAATATTGTCTTTTTCGTGATGGGTAAGAGTCTCAGAGTTTGTGTGATCACCTGAGAGAGACGAGATGGTGAGGAGGGTGAGTACGGTGGCGGAGAGTAGCAGACGACGACCCATAGGAttgaagaagtagaagaagaagctgaGGAAGTACTGAAAGTTGAAAATTTAGGAAGAAGCTGAGGAAGTATATAATTTGCTTATTTTTACGATTttagtgttaattttttttttttgctaattaattaattttaaataatattatttaataaattattataaaattaaaatgacgtgACACTCAAAATTATGTGATCTCAATGGCACGAAAGTTTGCtaaaaaatatttctcattaatttaatttgttatatacttatatttttggatgaagCCGGAGGTAATTAACGGTAGAGAAAAAGCTATTTAGTCAAATaatcatatttataatttttaaagcttttcaaaataaaatgcgTTCAATGGTTAATTGGAAGACTTTCCAGGTCAAGCAAACCATTGTTGTATTTGTGGTCGTGGAAATGACGCAACTACATAGCACCGGCCGGAGGTTTCTAACCAAAAACGCGTCGATTGCTTTTTGAAAAGTCAAGCATACCGTAAATgttagaaaaaaattgttataaatCTAACGTAGAACGGTAGAAATTCGATGGAggatcaaagaaaaagaaagacaaaatgATAGATTATGTTGGAGCACTAGCAGAGCAGAtgttaactattttttttatatttagaaaataaaattaatttttatttgtttataaaaaaatactttataatagattcttttacatttttctatatctattaaatattattttttattcttattttattattttttttctctttcctacctt encodes:
- the LOC133873007 gene encoding thaumatin-like protein 1 — protein: MGRRLLLSATVLTLLTISSLSEVRSASFKIVNNCRRTIWPGLFTSGGGGMGQLPTTGFALKSGESKNISIPTPWSGRIWGRTYCGRDSSGKFTCLTGDCGSGALECAGGTGPQTPSTLAEFSLNVLAGMDFYDVSVVDGFNLPILIVPKGISGARACGTTGCLVDLNGACPKVLSVERGDGKEGVVACRNEFADELFNIDPSEASYYGRSLYSRFFKSACPRAFTNPYEDRAATLACASATDYIIIFCPSPNTGKTTE